One window from the genome of Ananas comosus cultivar F153 linkage group 13, ASM154086v1, whole genome shotgun sequence encodes:
- the LOC109719530 gene encoding zinc finger protein ZAT11-like yields the protein MKPYNDFKIEEEEEEEKKHKYMDTMKTANLLLSLSLGSHVIGKPRNKTKRSSTAAAAADGVFECKTCSRRFATFQALGGHRTSHNRARSRPDGLSLSPRDASKARVHACALCGAGFAMGQALGGHMRRHRATEVADLIGKNSAMEKVVNLNESSLEAGCSGGSEYRLLELFV from the coding sequence ATGAAACCTTATAACGACTTcaaaatagaagaagaagaagaagaagagaagaagcatAAATATATGGATACAATGAAAACGGCGAATCTCCTTCTATCCCTTTCATTGGGGTCGCATGTGATCGGAAAGCCGCGCAATAAGACAAAGAGATCGAGCactgcagccgccgccgccgacggtGTCTTCGAGTGCAAGACCTGCAGCCGCCGCTTCGCGACGTTCCAGGCCCTCGGTGGCCACCGCACGAGCCACAACCGCGCTCGGTCCCGACCCGACGGTTTGAGCCTGAGCCCGCGAGACGCGTCCAAGGCGAGGGTCCATGCGTGCGCGCTTTGCGGTGCCGGGTTTGCGATGGGGCAGGCGCTCGGCGGGCACATGCGCCGTCACCGGGCGACCGAAGTGGCAGATCTTATCGGAAAAAATAGTGCTATGGAGAAGGTTGTGAACTTGAATGAGAGTTCTTTGGAGGCTGGTTGTAGCGGGGGCTCCGAGTATCGCTTGTTGGAGTTGTTCGTGTAG